In the Solanum pennellii chromosome 5, SPENNV200 genome, one interval contains:
- the LOC107018605 gene encoding ATP-dependent DNA helicase Q-like 5 isoform X1, producing MDSDADSDGSHVSSTPPRHPLPPPQFPSRRALLATAKSRTQPKNTSTISSKFSRPMLRPKISTKKPKKSKDDTTIQTQQNLSDLPVHIHPNDTVSSEAPPSGGSCNSKFASSSKTQETQIQNPSSPPKFSDLPFQIHRSVNAVLSHDNSSGEVLPAGGLCLPKFASFLKTRKTILNFEPVEAGSIDPQLVQVNEKEAVDSGCRAKAVRKYPNLIGSNASSLSSLPVKKVKCANEGNFVRLNINGYGKKFASKFKRRNFNSSSGKKFYRRWKKKVRVEGKEGENGLCDEEGLVVEVKGRGERLGFDAELIEEAVMGVRNEASDENLLRLLKLTYGYDSFRDGQLETLKMVLSGKSTMLVLPTGAGKSLCYQLPAMVLQGVTVVISPLVSLMIDQLKQLPAAVEGGLLCSSQTPEEVSETFRLLEEGSIKVLFVSPERFLNSDFLSIFCNTQISLVVIDEAHCVSEWSHNFRPSYMRLKASLLRDKLKAQCILAMTATATTKALYHVMHALDIPSTNLIQVVKPRDNLQLSVSSSENRMKDLMTLLKSSPFSEAKSIIIYCKFQSETDFICKYLCDNNISAKSYHSGIFAKDRSRTQELFCANKIRVVVATVAFGMGLNKKDIEAVRFDLGFPIFSILSVNTYSASGWFRISVQLNVIHYSLPESLEEYVQEIGRAGRDGRISYCHLFFDDVSYFKIRSLMYSDGVDEYVVNKLLCQIFSGSTTSAGIICSLVKESACRKFDMKEEVILTILTQLELGEVQYLHLLPQTSVTCTLNFHQTSPALLAMKDAVVAAILKNSEIKDGQYIFDIPSVANSIGLQIVDLSNHLQTLKIKGEVRYELKDQAYCYVIMNTPKDICSLATWLTKWLSEVESCKVRKMDTMYDAAVFATEACDEVHGCRDHQHTPCLQRKITEYFVNGTEVEVPKRIGGSSPFLTADIKVFLQCNSYAKFTPRAIARILHGIASPAFPSAVWSRTHFWGRYMQTDFKAITEAAKAELMKLVGKDAL from the exons ATGGATTCCGACGCCGATTCCGATGGCTCTCACGTATCCTCAACACCACCACGTCACCCTCTTCCACCTCCACAGTTCCCGTCGCGCCGTGCTCTTCTTGCTACTGCCAAATCAAGAACTCAACCCAAAAACACCTCTACcatttcctcaaaattttcCCGCCCAATGCTAAGACCAAAAATCTCAaccaaaaaacccaaaaaatccAAGGACGATACCACCATTCAAACCCAACAGAATCTCTCCGATTTACCGGTCCACATTCACCCAAACGACACCGTTTCTAGTGAAGCTCCACCTTCTGGAGGCTCATGTAATTCGAAATTTGCGTCCTCTTCTAAAACCCAGGAAACCCAAATTCAAAATCCATCATCGCCACCAAAATTCTCCGATTTGCCATTCCAAATCCACCGTTCGGTAAATGCCGTTTTGTCCCATGACAATAGTTCCGGTGAAGTTCTTCCTGCAGGTGGCTTGTGCTTACCGAAATTTGCTTCATTTTTGAAAACCCGCAAAACAATTCTCAATTTTGAGCCTGTTGAAGCTGGTTCTATTGACCCCCAGTTGGTCCAAGTGAATGAAAAGGAAGCAGTTGATTCGGGTTGTCGGGCGAAAGCTGTGAGGAAATATCCTAATTTAATAGGGAGCAATGCGTCGTCTTTGTCTTCATTGCCGGTAAAGAAGGTTAAATGTGCTAATGAAGGTAACTTTGTAAGGCTGAACATAAATGGTTATGGTAAAAAGTTTGCATCCAAATTCAAAAGAAGGAATTTTAATTCATCAAGTGGTAAAAAGTTCTACAGGAGATGGAAAAAGAAAGTTAGAGTTGAAGGTAAGGAGGGGGAAAATGGCTTGTGTGATGAAGAAGGTTTGGTTGTGGAAGTTAAGGGAAGAGGGGAAAGATTGGGTTTTGATGCAGAGTTGATTGAAGAAGCTGTGATGGGAGTTAGAAATGAGGCGTCAGATGAGAATTTGTTGAGGTTGTTGAAACTCACTTATGGGTATGATTCATTTAGAGATGGGCAGTTGGAGACACTCAAGATGGTGCTTTCAGGGAAATCTACAATGTTGGTTTTGCCAACAGGTGCTGGGAAGTCGCTGTGTTATCAGTTGCCAGCAATGGTTTTGCAGGGAGTTACCGTCGTTATTAGCCCCTTGGTTTCCTTGATGATTGATCAGTTAAAGCAGCTGCCCGCTGCAGTTGAGGGTGGTCTTTTGTGTAGCAGTCAG ACACCTGAGGAGGTCTCGGAAACGTTTAGGTTACTAGAAGAAGGATCCATTAAG GTCCTTTTTGTTTCACCAGAGAGGTTTCTCAATTCGGattttttatccattttttGTAACACTCAAATCTCACTTGTGGTTATTGATGAAGCCCACTGTGTTTCTGAATG GTCACACAATTTTCGGCCTTCATATATGCGGCTTAAAGCATCATTGTTGCGGGATAAACTGAAGGCTCAATGCATACTTGCAATGACAGCAACAGCAACTACTAAAGCATTGTATCATGTGATGCACGCATTGGATATTCCATCAACTAATCTTATCCAAGTAGTGAAACCAAGGGATAACTTGCAGTTATCAGTATCTTCGAGCGAAAACAG GATGAAAGATTTGATGACCTTGCTGAAGTCTTCCCCCTTTTCAGAGGCTAAAAGCATTATCATTTACTGCAAATTTCAG TCAGAAACTGATTTCATTTGCAAATATCTATGCGACAATAATATCTCAGCAAAG AGTTATCACAGTGGAATTTTCGCAAAAGATAGGAGCCGTACGCAGGAACTGTTTTGTGCAAACAAGATAAGAGTG GTTGTTGCAACTGTGGCATTCGGCATGGGACTCAATAAGAAGGATATTGAAGCTGTAAGATTTGATCTTGGTTTTCCTATATTCAGCATTTTGTCCGTAAATACTTATTCTGCTAGTGGATGGTTCCGGATCTCAGTTCAACTCAAC GTAATACATTACAGCTTACCAGAAAGCTTGGAAGAGTATGTCCAG GAGATTGGCCGTGCTGGACGTGATGGTAGAATCTCTTACTGCCATCTGTTTTTTGATGATGTTTCCTATTTTAAGATTCGCAGTCTTATGTACAG TGATGGTGTTGACGAGTATGTGGTGAACAAATTGCTGTGTCAAATTTTCAGTGGCAGCACAACCTCTGCTGGGATAATATGTTCATTAGTTAAAGAGTCTGCTTGTCgtaaatttgatatgaaagaagAG GtaatattaacaattttaacaCAATTGGAGCTAGGTGAGGTCCAATACTTACACTTGCTCCCACAGACGAGTGTAACATGCACTTTGAACTTCCACCAG ACTTCACCTGCATTGCTAGCTATGAAAGATGCTGTAGTTGCTGCTATTCTGAAGAA CTCCGAGATCAAAGATGGGCAGTATATATTTGACATACCAAGTGTAGCTAACAGCATTGGACTGCAAATTGTTGACTTGTCAAACCATTTGCAAACTCTGAAG ATTAAGGGGGAAGTCAGGTATGAGCTGAAGGATCAAGCTTATTGTTATGTTATCATGAACACCCCAAAGGATATCTGTTCTTTAGCAACATGGCTTACAAAGTGGTTATCTGAAGTTGAGAGTTGTAAG GTAAGGAAGATGGACACAATGTATGATGCTGCTGTATTTGCAACAGAAGCATGTGACGAAGTGCATGGTTGCCGTGACCATCAACATACACCTTGCTTGCAAAGGAAGATTACAGAATATTTTGTAAATGGTACTGAAGTTGAGGTTCCTAAGAGGATTGGTGGAAGCAG CCCATTTTTGACAGCTGACataaag GTGTTTCTACAGTGCAATTCATATGCCAAATTTACTCCCAGAGCCATTGCAAGGATATTGCATGGTATTGCAAGTCCAGCATTCCCGTCTGCTGTTTGGTCGAGAACTCACTTCTG GGGAAGGTATATGCAAACAGACTTCAAAGCAATAACCGAAGCAGCAAAGGCAGAGCTCATGAAACTTGTAGGGAAGGATGCTCTTTAA
- the LOC107018605 gene encoding ATP-dependent DNA helicase Q-like 5 isoform X2 → MDSDADSDGSHVSSTPPRHPLPPPQFPSRRALLATAKSRTQPKNTSTISSKFSRPMLRPKISTKKPKKSKDDTTIQTQQNLSDLPVHIHPNDTVSSEAPPSGGSCNSKFASSSKTQETQIQNPSSPPKFSDLPFQIHRSVNAVLSHDNSSGEVLPAGGLCLPKFASFLKTRKTILNFEPVEAGSIDPQLVQVNEKEAVDSGCRAKAVRKYPNLIGSNASSLSSLPVKKVKCANEGNFVRLNINGYGKKFASKFKRRNFNSSSGKKFYRRWKKKVRVEGKEGENGLCDEEGLVVEVKGRGERLGFDAELIEEAVMGVRNEASDENLLRLLKLTYGYDSFRDGQLETLKMVLSGKSTMLVLPTGAGKSLCYQLPAMVLQGVTVVISPLVSLMIDQLKQLPAAVEGGLLCSSQTPEEVSETFRLLEEGSIKVLFVSPERFLNSDFLSIFCNTQISLVVIDEAHCVSEWSHNFRPSYMRLKASLLRDKLKAQCILAMTATATTKALYHVMHALDIPSTNLIQVVKPRDNLQLSVSSSENRMKDLMTLLKSSPFSEAKSIIIYCKFQSETDFICKYLCDNNISAKSYHSGIFAKDRSRTQELFCANKIRVVVATVAFGMGLNKKDIEAVIHYSLPESLEEYVQEIGRAGRDGRISYCHLFFDDVSYFKIRSLMYSDGVDEYVVNKLLCQIFSGSTTSAGIICSLVKESACRKFDMKEEVILTILTQLELGEVQYLHLLPQTSVTCTLNFHQTSPALLAMKDAVVAAILKNSEIKDGQYIFDIPSVANSIGLQIVDLSNHLQTLKIKGEVRYELKDQAYCYVIMNTPKDICSLATWLTKWLSEVESCKVRKMDTMYDAAVFATEACDEVHGCRDHQHTPCLQRKITEYFVNGTEVEVPKRIGGSSPFLTADIKVFLQCNSYAKFTPRAIARILHGIASPAFPSAVWSRTHFWGRYMQTDFKAITEAAKAELMKLVGKDAL, encoded by the exons ATGGATTCCGACGCCGATTCCGATGGCTCTCACGTATCCTCAACACCACCACGTCACCCTCTTCCACCTCCACAGTTCCCGTCGCGCCGTGCTCTTCTTGCTACTGCCAAATCAAGAACTCAACCCAAAAACACCTCTACcatttcctcaaaattttcCCGCCCAATGCTAAGACCAAAAATCTCAaccaaaaaacccaaaaaatccAAGGACGATACCACCATTCAAACCCAACAGAATCTCTCCGATTTACCGGTCCACATTCACCCAAACGACACCGTTTCTAGTGAAGCTCCACCTTCTGGAGGCTCATGTAATTCGAAATTTGCGTCCTCTTCTAAAACCCAGGAAACCCAAATTCAAAATCCATCATCGCCACCAAAATTCTCCGATTTGCCATTCCAAATCCACCGTTCGGTAAATGCCGTTTTGTCCCATGACAATAGTTCCGGTGAAGTTCTTCCTGCAGGTGGCTTGTGCTTACCGAAATTTGCTTCATTTTTGAAAACCCGCAAAACAATTCTCAATTTTGAGCCTGTTGAAGCTGGTTCTATTGACCCCCAGTTGGTCCAAGTGAATGAAAAGGAAGCAGTTGATTCGGGTTGTCGGGCGAAAGCTGTGAGGAAATATCCTAATTTAATAGGGAGCAATGCGTCGTCTTTGTCTTCATTGCCGGTAAAGAAGGTTAAATGTGCTAATGAAGGTAACTTTGTAAGGCTGAACATAAATGGTTATGGTAAAAAGTTTGCATCCAAATTCAAAAGAAGGAATTTTAATTCATCAAGTGGTAAAAAGTTCTACAGGAGATGGAAAAAGAAAGTTAGAGTTGAAGGTAAGGAGGGGGAAAATGGCTTGTGTGATGAAGAAGGTTTGGTTGTGGAAGTTAAGGGAAGAGGGGAAAGATTGGGTTTTGATGCAGAGTTGATTGAAGAAGCTGTGATGGGAGTTAGAAATGAGGCGTCAGATGAGAATTTGTTGAGGTTGTTGAAACTCACTTATGGGTATGATTCATTTAGAGATGGGCAGTTGGAGACACTCAAGATGGTGCTTTCAGGGAAATCTACAATGTTGGTTTTGCCAACAGGTGCTGGGAAGTCGCTGTGTTATCAGTTGCCAGCAATGGTTTTGCAGGGAGTTACCGTCGTTATTAGCCCCTTGGTTTCCTTGATGATTGATCAGTTAAAGCAGCTGCCCGCTGCAGTTGAGGGTGGTCTTTTGTGTAGCAGTCAG ACACCTGAGGAGGTCTCGGAAACGTTTAGGTTACTAGAAGAAGGATCCATTAAG GTCCTTTTTGTTTCACCAGAGAGGTTTCTCAATTCGGattttttatccattttttGTAACACTCAAATCTCACTTGTGGTTATTGATGAAGCCCACTGTGTTTCTGAATG GTCACACAATTTTCGGCCTTCATATATGCGGCTTAAAGCATCATTGTTGCGGGATAAACTGAAGGCTCAATGCATACTTGCAATGACAGCAACAGCAACTACTAAAGCATTGTATCATGTGATGCACGCATTGGATATTCCATCAACTAATCTTATCCAAGTAGTGAAACCAAGGGATAACTTGCAGTTATCAGTATCTTCGAGCGAAAACAG GATGAAAGATTTGATGACCTTGCTGAAGTCTTCCCCCTTTTCAGAGGCTAAAAGCATTATCATTTACTGCAAATTTCAG TCAGAAACTGATTTCATTTGCAAATATCTATGCGACAATAATATCTCAGCAAAG AGTTATCACAGTGGAATTTTCGCAAAAGATAGGAGCCGTACGCAGGAACTGTTTTGTGCAAACAAGATAAGAGTG GTTGTTGCAACTGTGGCATTCGGCATGGGACTCAATAAGAAGGATATTGAAGCT GTAATACATTACAGCTTACCAGAAAGCTTGGAAGAGTATGTCCAG GAGATTGGCCGTGCTGGACGTGATGGTAGAATCTCTTACTGCCATCTGTTTTTTGATGATGTTTCCTATTTTAAGATTCGCAGTCTTATGTACAG TGATGGTGTTGACGAGTATGTGGTGAACAAATTGCTGTGTCAAATTTTCAGTGGCAGCACAACCTCTGCTGGGATAATATGTTCATTAGTTAAAGAGTCTGCTTGTCgtaaatttgatatgaaagaagAG GtaatattaacaattttaacaCAATTGGAGCTAGGTGAGGTCCAATACTTACACTTGCTCCCACAGACGAGTGTAACATGCACTTTGAACTTCCACCAG ACTTCACCTGCATTGCTAGCTATGAAAGATGCTGTAGTTGCTGCTATTCTGAAGAA CTCCGAGATCAAAGATGGGCAGTATATATTTGACATACCAAGTGTAGCTAACAGCATTGGACTGCAAATTGTTGACTTGTCAAACCATTTGCAAACTCTGAAG ATTAAGGGGGAAGTCAGGTATGAGCTGAAGGATCAAGCTTATTGTTATGTTATCATGAACACCCCAAAGGATATCTGTTCTTTAGCAACATGGCTTACAAAGTGGTTATCTGAAGTTGAGAGTTGTAAG GTAAGGAAGATGGACACAATGTATGATGCTGCTGTATTTGCAACAGAAGCATGTGACGAAGTGCATGGTTGCCGTGACCATCAACATACACCTTGCTTGCAAAGGAAGATTACAGAATATTTTGTAAATGGTACTGAAGTTGAGGTTCCTAAGAGGATTGGTGGAAGCAG CCCATTTTTGACAGCTGACataaag GTGTTTCTACAGTGCAATTCATATGCCAAATTTACTCCCAGAGCCATTGCAAGGATATTGCATGGTATTGCAAGTCCAGCATTCCCGTCTGCTGTTTGGTCGAGAACTCACTTCTG GGGAAGGTATATGCAAACAGACTTCAAAGCAATAACCGAAGCAGCAAAGGCAGAGCTCATGAAACTTGTAGGGAAGGATGCTCTTTAA
- the LOC107018606 gene encoding uncharacterized protein LOC107018606 yields MMDSTVKLIQNLDPMNISTTTTTIASYGSSSFLSNCPLLSAIIAFALAQSIKFFTSWYREKHWDLKQLVGSGGMPSSHSSTVTALATAVGLQEGFGGSLFAISLVLACVVMYDATGVRLHAGRQAEVLNQIVCELPEEHPLADTLPLRELLGHTPPQVIAGGFLGLVTATIVWLITSSAYQA; encoded by the exons ATGATGGATTCAACAGTGAAATTGATTCAAAACTTAGACCCCATGAATATATCTACTACTACAACCACAATTGCATCTTATGGCTCTTCTTCCTTTTTATCAAATTGTCCTTTGCTCTCTGCTATCATTGCTTTTGCCCTTGCACAATCCATTAAATTCTTCACTTCTTG GTACAGAGAAAAACATTGGGATCTAAAGCAACTTGTTGGATCTGGTGGAATGCCATCGTCTCATTCATCAACCGTGACTGCTTTAGCCACGGCTGTTGGTCTGCAAGAAGGGTTCGGAGGGTCGCTCTTTGCTATATCATTAGTTTTAGCATGTGTG GTGATGTATGATGCTACAGGTGTAAGATTGCACGCTGGACGCCAAGCAGAG GTTCTGAATCAAATTGTATGTGAACTTCCTGAGGAACATCCTCTTGCAGACACCTTACCGCTGCGTGAACTCCTTGGTCACACACCCCCTCAG GTTATTGCTGGTGGATTCTTAGGATTGGTCACTGCAACAATCGTTTGGTTGATTACGAGTTCGGCATATCAAGCATGA